The DNA sequence ATTGTTGAAGTTTGTGGACTTTTATGGTGTGAAGAGAAGGTGTCACAGATTGGCCAGTAAGGTTAAAAGTGTGGTTGGTAACATTGTGgatcaaagaaaaaaatgttcCCAATCGTTGCTTCGAAACAATCACGATTTTCTTAGCACTTTGCTTTCACTGCCTAATAAGGAAGAAAGCTTAGCTGATTCGGATATGGTCGCTATTCTTTGGGTAAGTTTTATTAACAGTAAAAACTCActtgcagtcgacttcacgtgaagttgatagttgtcgctaaataaaaatttagtaatattatttaacaaaTCTTAATTATCAACTTTATGTGAAATCCACTCTATCTAAATTTTTACTTAATTTGAATATAAtcaacaatgattgattgacattatttatttaaaattttgaatttggtGCAGGAAATGATATTTAGAGGAACAGACACAGTGGCCATATTACTGGAATGGATCATGGCAAGGATGGTACTTCACCAGGACATACAAATGAAAGCCCGCCAAGAGATTGACACGTGTGTTGGCCAAAATCGTCACGTGCAAGACTCCCACATTCCCAACCTCCCTTACCTTCAGGCCATAGTCAAAGAGGTACTCCGCTTGCACCCGCCGGGCCCATTGCTATCATGGGCCCGCCTAGCTGTTCACGATGTCCACGTGGACAAAGTCTTTGTGCCAGCTGGCACAACCGCAATGGTTAACATGTGGGCTATATCGCATGACTCTTCTATATGGGAAGAGCCTTGGGCTTTCAAGCCCGAACGATTCTTGAAGGAAGATATATCCATTATGGGCTCAGACTTGAGGCTAGCGCCGTTTGGTGCAGGGCGTAGGGTGTGCCCGGGGAGAGCGTTGGGCTTAGCCACTGTCCATATCTGGCTTGCACGGCTTCTCCACCATTTCGTGTGGCTTCCCACGGCACAACCCGTGGATCTTTCCGAAAATCTCAGGCTTTCTCTCGAGATGAAGACACCTTTGCGTTGCCGACTAGTTCCTAGACATAACTACGTAAGCCCTTAAGCCCAAATGTGCACAAATTGGAATCTATTATAGCTTGTCATGTTATTCCATATTCATCTctcttaaaaatatttctatctGGTTATGAAACTCATGTCTAAGTTTTATCCTCTATTTTCACCTAGCTATTATTAGATTATTAGATACATGACCCCGACCTAGCTAGCTAATATAAGTTAATCTTTAGTATTTGAATAAGGTGGAAATTCAAGTGCAGTCGACACGTGAAGTTGATCACTGAGAGTCATTAgatgatttgattgatttgactaaatttttatctaacaattctcaactattaactttacgtgaagttgactGCAACTGAGTTTTTACCTTTGAATAAATATGCGAGTTTGGCGAAATTAATGTACGGATTAAGAGAAGAGATTACGTGTCCCTTTAAACTTGTAAAATGTAAATTACTGTATGCAATGAAGTTGTTCTCTAGTTTCTTCAATAATATATGATCTTTCTCCTCTCGATTTTTTTTCTCGTTAATTACTCACACAACAAAAGTACAAAGATTAGTACAAGTTGCGAGATCGCAAGGCGTTTATCAAAGTACACAACGGAAAGCAATATAGACGTAACTGTCCACATGCACAAGATatcattaattatatatatgtaaaaacTGTATTTTACAGGTTTATTCTATTAATATTTGTGTGCCAGAAATTATTCAAAGATGAATGTAAGTTATGTCtgtaaaatttgaaaattaaataaaagtagTTGAAACTTTAAACTTGACTGTTAGTTCTACTTAAtttcatatatatttatatatattctcAATTTCACATGAATATATATAGGCATGCATGACATATTGTGGATTGCATCAACCACGTCATATATTGGGATAAACATCTAAGAATATAAGGTGATGGAATCAAAATCTTTTCCACGCATACATGTATAAAAGAGAATAGTTTTTTGTGGATAGATAATGAGCTGATGAAGGGAgaaaaaagaacgaaaaaagCAATATCTACTATCTAGTACTTAGTTTTTTGTTTGAGATATATGTCCCACCACCACTAATATAATTCGATATACGCTTGTTAATATAAGCTTTAATTTATGAAAACCAAATCAACTGTATGTTACTGGTTCTCATTATATTTAGTTGTTTTCATGCGT is a window from the Arachis stenosperma cultivar V10309 chromosome 3, arast.V10309.gnm1.PFL2, whole genome shotgun sequence genome containing:
- the LOC130970598 gene encoding cytochrome P450 78A5-like, with the translated sequence MLKSKPTTLLLITLASSLFLFQSSLSSFSFLLFTLLLFALSLNYWLVPGGFAWRNHRDLSGPMGWPLLGSLPQMGSLAHAKLASMATNLKAKRLMAFSLGSTPVIISSHPETAREILFGSSFSDRPIKTSAKTLMFERAIGFAPSGTYWRHLRRIAAFHMFSPKNIQSLENLRHRLASEMAVKAMGMMEEKGFVEVRSVFQEGSLSNILESVFGSSSSLISEELGDMVKEGYELIHMFNLEDYFPLLKFVDFYGVKRRCHRLASKVKSVVGNIVDQRKKCSQSLLRNNHDFLSTLLSLPNKEESLADSDMVAILWEMIFRGTDTVAILLEWIMARMVLHQDIQMKARQEIDTCVGQNRHVQDSHIPNLPYLQAIVKEVLRLHPPGPLLSWARLAVHDVHVDKVFVPAGTTAMVNMWAISHDSSIWEEPWAFKPERFLKEDISIMGSDLRLAPFGAGRRVCPGRALGLATVHIWLARLLHHFVWLPTAQPVDLSENLRLSLEMKTPLRCRLVPRHNYVSP